The following are encoded in a window of Nitrospiraceae bacterium genomic DNA:
- a CDS encoding ISL3 family transposase: MSKSHDQGNIRRSAGPDYSAGAASKKTACGCCGTLHRSFYDRRVRHIRDLSCGELRIYLEVEVRRVRCRRCGKVKQETFPWLATNPFYTKRFAWYVGRRCRETAVKDVARELKLDWKTVKSLEKEYMQEQLRRTGTPGPKAIGIDELSIKKGQTYRIVVSDLVRRRPIWFGGVDRSEESLDRFYEGLEAKKVAGIQLAVMDMWRAFESSTVKHAPQAAILYDKFHVMRHLGQALDTVRKQEYKRLTERDRSFIKGQKYTLLSRKENLTLEGRQALKKLLDANKRLHTAYVLKESFGQLWEYQTEGWARRFFENWKAALKRQRLKPFEDFAEMIERHWDGIAAYAKAENKVSLGFVEGLNNKIRVIQRRAYGLRDEEYLRLKVLTCMLKPI, from the coding sequence TTGTCCAAGAGCCACGATCAAGGGAATATTCGGCGATCCGCAGGCCCGGATTATTCGGCTGGGGCGGCGTCAAAAAAAACCGCGTGTGGATGTTGTGGGACCCTCCATCGGAGTTTCTACGATCGCAGGGTCCGGCACATTCGGGACCTGTCCTGTGGGGAGCTGCGCATCTACCTGGAAGTGGAGGTCCGCCGGGTTCGATGTCGCCGGTGTGGCAAGGTGAAGCAGGAAACGTTTCCCTGGCTGGCGACCAACCCGTTTTACACGAAGCGATTTGCCTGGTATGTGGGGCGCCGCTGTCGGGAAACGGCCGTCAAGGACGTGGCCAGGGAGCTCAAGCTCGATTGGAAGACCGTGAAGAGCTTGGAGAAGGAGTATATGCAGGAGCAGCTCCGGCGCACAGGGACGCCGGGCCCCAAGGCCATTGGCATTGACGAGCTCTCCATCAAAAAGGGGCAGACCTACCGGATTGTGGTCAGCGATCTGGTGAGGCGGCGGCCGATCTGGTTCGGAGGCGTCGATCGCTCCGAAGAGAGCCTGGATCGGTTCTACGAGGGGTTGGAAGCCAAGAAAGTGGCTGGCATTCAGTTGGCGGTGATGGATATGTGGCGGGCCTTCGAGAGTTCGACCGTGAAGCATGCGCCTCAGGCCGCGATCTTGTATGACAAATTTCACGTGATGCGGCATCTCGGTCAGGCGCTCGATACGGTGCGCAAACAGGAATACAAGCGGCTGACGGAGAGGGACCGGTCGTTTATCAAGGGGCAAAAGTATACCCTCCTGTCACGAAAGGAGAATCTGACCCTTGAGGGACGACAGGCGCTGAAAAAGCTCCTCGATGCGAACAAGCGACTCCACACGGCCTATGTGCTGAAGGAATCCTTCGGCCAGTTATGGGAGTACCAGACCGAAGGCTGGGCGCGGAGGTTTTTCGAGAACTGGAAAGCCGCATTGAAGAGGCAGCGCCTGAAACCCTTCGAAGACTTTGCGGAGATGATCGAGCGGCACTGGGATGGGATTGCCGCCTATGCCAAGGCTGAGAATAAAGTTTCGCTTGGGTTCGTGGAGGGACTCAACAATAAGATCCGGGTGATTCAACGCCGGGCGTATGGGTTACGCGATGAGGAGTATCTCCGCCTGAAAGTCTTGACCTGTATGCTCAAGCCCATCTGA